In Haliaeetus albicilla chromosome 12, bHalAlb1.1, whole genome shotgun sequence, a genomic segment contains:
- the WBP2 gene encoding WW domain-binding protein 2 isoform X1, which produces MALNRNHSEGGGVIVNNSENVLMTYDHVEITFSDIEPMPDAFKGTKKGSVFLTPYRVIFVSKGKDAMQSFVMPFYLLKDCEIKQPVFGANYIKGTVKAEAGGGWEGSATFKMTFSAGGAIEFGQRMLQVASQVSRGEIPNGAYGYSYMPNGSYAFAPAAANGGYPYPPPPPEFYPGPPVVDGDMGYMQLPPPPYPGPMEPPVSGPDLPTTPAAEAKAAEAAASAYYSPVNPHNVYMPTDQPPPPPYFPPEDKKNQ; this is translated from the exons ATGGCGCTCAACAGGAACCACTCGGAGGGCGGCGGCGTCATCGTTAACAACAGCGAGAA CGTTTTGATGACCTATGATCATGTAGAAATTACCTTCAGTGATATTGAACCTATGCCAGATGCCTTCAAAGGGACCAAGAAAGGGAGTGTTTTCTTGACTCCCTACCGA gttATCTTTGTATCAAAAGGAAAGGATGCTATGCAGTCTTTTGTGATGCCCTTTTATTTGTTGAAAGATTGCGAGATTAAGCAGCCTGTCTTTGGAGCGAATTATATTAAGGGTACAGtgaaagcagaggcaggag GCGGCTGGGAGGGATCTGCCACATTCAAGATGACCTTTTCAGCTGGAGGCGCTATCGAGTTTGGGCAGCGTATGCTGCAGGTGGCATCACAAG TCTCCAGAGGTGAAATACCCAATGGAGCTTACGGCTATTCCTATATGCCAAATGGATCCTATGCTTTCGCACCAGCTGCAGCTAATGGGGGCTATCCATAcccaccacctcctcctg AGTTCTATCCTGGTCCTCCTGTGGTGGATGGAGACATGGGTTACATGCAGCTTCCACCCCCACCGTACCCAGGGCCCATGGAACCCCCCGTCAGCGGTCCAGACCTGCCCACCACTCCTGCAG CTGAAGCGAAGGCTGCTGAAGCCGCTGCCAGTGCTTACTACAGCCCAGTCAATCCACATAACGTCTATATGCCCACG GaccagccacctcctcctccataCTTCCCACCAGAGGACAAGAAAAACCAATAA
- the WBP2 gene encoding WW domain-binding protein 2 isoform X2 encodes MTYDHVEITFSDIEPMPDAFKGTKKGSVFLTPYRVIFVSKGKDAMQSFVMPFYLLKDCEIKQPVFGANYIKGTVKAEAGGGWEGSATFKMTFSAGGAIEFGQRMLQVASQVSRGEIPNGAYGYSYMPNGSYAFAPAAANGGYPYPPPPPEFYPGPPVVDGDMGYMQLPPPPYPGPMEPPVSGPDLPTTPAAEAKAAEAAASAYYSPVNPHNVYMPTDQPPPPPYFPPEDKKNQ; translated from the exons ATGACCTATGATCATGTAGAAATTACCTTCAGTGATATTGAACCTATGCCAGATGCCTTCAAAGGGACCAAGAAAGGGAGTGTTTTCTTGACTCCCTACCGA gttATCTTTGTATCAAAAGGAAAGGATGCTATGCAGTCTTTTGTGATGCCCTTTTATTTGTTGAAAGATTGCGAGATTAAGCAGCCTGTCTTTGGAGCGAATTATATTAAGGGTACAGtgaaagcagaggcaggag GCGGCTGGGAGGGATCTGCCACATTCAAGATGACCTTTTCAGCTGGAGGCGCTATCGAGTTTGGGCAGCGTATGCTGCAGGTGGCATCACAAG TCTCCAGAGGTGAAATACCCAATGGAGCTTACGGCTATTCCTATATGCCAAATGGATCCTATGCTTTCGCACCAGCTGCAGCTAATGGGGGCTATCCATAcccaccacctcctcctg AGTTCTATCCTGGTCCTCCTGTGGTGGATGGAGACATGGGTTACATGCAGCTTCCACCCCCACCGTACCCAGGGCCCATGGAACCCCCCGTCAGCGGTCCAGACCTGCCCACCACTCCTGCAG CTGAAGCGAAGGCTGCTGAAGCCGCTGCCAGTGCTTACTACAGCCCAGTCAATCCACATAACGTCTATATGCCCACG GaccagccacctcctcctccataCTTCCCACCAGAGGACAAGAAAAACCAATAA